In Myxococcus stipitatus, the following are encoded in one genomic region:
- a CDS encoding 2-keto-4-pentenoate hydratase produces MTRTVDPSELARRLDAARRERREVPPLTHESPELSLPDAYAVQEEGLRLRQAQGERVVGLKMGLTSEAKRRQMNLDSPVYGVLTDKMHVAAGGVISLAQGIHPKIEPEIAFRTARELRGQVTRDEVLDACESVFAAMEILDSRYRDFKYFSLPDVVADNSSSSLFVLGEVEHPPRALDLTRLEMKMSVNGALVQSARSDAISGDPVLSVVQLCELLAQRGQVLPAGSIVLAGAATAAHMLQPGDRVRLDVVGLGSVEVSAA; encoded by the coding sequence ATGACGCGGACAGTGGACCCCTCGGAGCTGGCCCGGAGACTCGACGCCGCGCGGCGGGAGCGGCGCGAGGTGCCGCCCCTCACCCACGAGTCGCCGGAGCTGTCGTTGCCGGACGCGTACGCTGTCCAGGAGGAGGGGCTGCGGCTTCGCCAGGCGCAAGGTGAGCGCGTGGTGGGCCTGAAGATGGGCCTGACGTCCGAGGCCAAGCGCCGGCAGATGAACCTGGACTCTCCCGTGTACGGCGTCCTCACGGACAAGATGCACGTGGCGGCTGGCGGCGTCATCTCGCTCGCCCAGGGCATCCACCCCAAAATCGAGCCGGAGATTGCCTTCCGCACCGCGCGCGAGCTTCGGGGCCAGGTGACTCGCGACGAGGTGCTGGACGCGTGTGAGTCCGTGTTCGCCGCGATGGAGATCCTCGACTCGCGCTACCGGGACTTCAAGTACTTCTCCCTGCCGGACGTGGTGGCGGACAACTCGTCCTCGTCGCTGTTCGTGCTCGGCGAAGTGGAGCACCCGCCGCGCGCGCTGGACCTCACGCGGCTGGAGATGAAGATGTCGGTGAACGGCGCGCTGGTGCAGTCGGCGCGCTCGGACGCCATCTCCGGGGACCCGGTGCTGTCGGTGGTGCAGCTGTGCGAGCTGCTGGCCCAGCGTGGCCAGGTGCTGCCGGCGGGGAGCATCGTCCTCGCGGGCGCGGCCACGGCGGCGCACATGCTCCAGCCGGGAGACCGCGTGCGGCTGGACGTGGTGGGGCTGGGCTCGGTGGAGGTGTCCGCCGCGTAG
- a CDS encoding PAS domain S-box protein, whose protein sequence is MTTLDDLTTCAGLALAPPSSTGACLILISTTTPAAIGRAFRLEPGEHIIGRGSDATVRIDDHGVSRKHARIVRAPDGGCHVTDLESTNGTLLNGTPIATAELQEGDRLQIGTVTVFRFSKRELLEQREEQLRQALSAARVGIWDWNAQSGRVTWSEQVDRLLGLPVGKLSGRAMELEEVVHPGDLPRVREALSIALEKKTQVDVEYRIEPQGSGWRWISCKGDVLCDATGVPARVTGTVMDITARKQAEEEVNRQALIFESIYDGVVITDLGGGIIDWNASAERMFGRNKSEAMGQTLFRVLHPDEPDRMTGMVLAGLEKQGRWSGELEFKRRDGTTCWCESVVVPLRDSEGRAIANIMVHRDTSERKQLQAHLVVADRLASVGTLGAGVAHEINNPLAYMLVNLHLVREGLERMESHVPAAAIASLQQLVRETTEGAERIATIVRDLKVFARGEQEVRLMPVDVRRAVELACKMADNVIRHRARLVTEFEPVAPVEASESRLCQVFLNLLLNAAQAIPEDGSPEHEHEIRVVIRAGDRGRVLVEVRDTGMGMTPEVMDRIFDPFFTTKPVGVGTGLGLSICHGIIESMGGSIHAESEPGRGSTFRVVLRAATRELEVLPRLQSVVQVNARARILVVDDEPNVTLALQRSLAADHEVATANSAQAALRLLNEGSRFDLILCDVMMPGMTGMDLYHELGRCAPEQAGRMVFMTGGAFTPRTVSFLREVPNLKISKPLDLTQLRELVGRSAEAGR, encoded by the coding sequence ATGACGACCTTGGATGATCTCACGACCTGCGCTGGCCTGGCGCTGGCTCCACCCTCTTCGACAGGGGCTTGTCTCATCCTCATCAGCACGACGACGCCGGCCGCCATCGGCAGGGCGTTCCGGCTGGAGCCCGGGGAGCACATCATCGGACGTGGCTCGGACGCCACCGTGCGCATCGATGACCACGGGGTATCGCGCAAGCATGCCCGCATCGTCCGCGCGCCCGATGGTGGCTGTCATGTCACGGACCTGGAGTCCACCAACGGCACGCTGCTCAACGGAACCCCCATCGCCACGGCGGAGCTCCAGGAGGGGGACCGGCTCCAGATTGGCACCGTCACCGTGTTCCGCTTCTCCAAGCGCGAGCTGTTGGAGCAGCGCGAGGAGCAGCTGCGCCAGGCGTTGTCCGCCGCGCGGGTGGGCATCTGGGATTGGAATGCCCAGAGCGGCCGGGTGACGTGGAGCGAACAGGTGGACCGCCTCCTGGGGTTGCCCGTGGGCAAGCTGTCCGGCCGGGCCATGGAGTTGGAGGAGGTGGTGCACCCCGGTGACCTGCCCCGGGTGCGCGAGGCCCTGTCCATCGCCCTGGAGAAGAAGACGCAGGTGGATGTGGAGTACCGGATTGAGCCGCAGGGCAGCGGGTGGCGGTGGATATCCTGCAAGGGCGACGTGCTGTGTGACGCGACGGGGGTGCCCGCGCGGGTGACGGGCACGGTGATGGACATCACCGCGCGCAAGCAGGCCGAGGAGGAGGTGAACCGCCAGGCGCTCATCTTCGAGAGCATCTACGACGGCGTGGTGATTACGGACCTGGGCGGCGGCATCATCGACTGGAACGCCAGCGCGGAGCGGATGTTCGGCCGCAACAAGTCGGAGGCCATGGGCCAGACGTTGTTCCGCGTGCTCCACCCGGACGAGCCGGACCGGATGACGGGCATGGTGCTGGCGGGCCTGGAGAAGCAGGGGCGGTGGAGCGGGGAGCTGGAGTTCAAGCGCCGCGATGGCACGACGTGCTGGTGCGAGTCCGTGGTGGTGCCGCTGCGGGACAGCGAGGGGCGCGCCATCGCCAACATCATGGTCCACCGCGACACCTCGGAGCGCAAGCAGCTCCAGGCGCACCTGGTGGTGGCGGACCGGCTGGCGTCGGTGGGCACGCTGGGCGCGGGCGTGGCGCACGAAATCAACAACCCCCTGGCCTACATGCTGGTCAACCTGCACCTGGTGCGCGAGGGCCTGGAGCGGATGGAGAGCCATGTCCCCGCGGCGGCCATCGCCTCGCTGCAGCAACTGGTGCGGGAGACGACGGAGGGCGCCGAGCGCATCGCCACCATCGTCCGGGACTTGAAGGTCTTCGCGCGCGGTGAGCAGGAAGTGCGGCTGATGCCGGTGGACGTGCGCCGCGCGGTGGAGCTGGCGTGCAAGATGGCGGACAACGTCATCCGTCACCGGGCGCGGCTGGTGACGGAGTTCGAGCCGGTGGCGCCGGTGGAGGCCAGCGAGTCGCGGCTGTGTCAGGTGTTCCTGAACCTGCTGCTCAACGCGGCGCAGGCGATTCCGGAGGACGGCTCGCCCGAGCACGAGCATGAGATTCGCGTCGTCATCCGCGCGGGAGACCGGGGGCGGGTGCTGGTGGAGGTGCGGGACACGGGCATGGGGATGACGCCGGAGGTGATGGACCGCATCTTCGACCCGTTCTTCACCACCAAGCCGGTGGGCGTGGGCACGGGGCTGGGGCTGTCCATCTGCCACGGCATCATCGAGTCCATGGGCGGCTCCATCCACGCGGAGAGCGAGCCGGGCAGGGGCAGCACCTTCCGCGTGGTGCTGCGCGCGGCCACGCGGGAGCTGGAGGTGTTGCCCCGCTTGCAGTCGGTGGTGCAGGTGAACGCGCGGGCGCGCATCCTCGTGGTGGATGACGAGCCCAATGTGACGCTGGCGCTCCAGCGCTCGCTCGCGGCGGACCACGAAGTCGCGACGGCGAACAGCGCCCAGGCCGCGCTGCGGCTGCTCAACGAGGGCAGCCGCTTCGACCTCATCTTGTGCGACGTGATGATGCCGGGGATGACGGGCATGGACCTGTACCACGAGCTGGGTCGGTGTGCTCCGGAGCAGGCGGGCCGCATGGTGTTCATGACCGGGGGGGCCTTCACCCCCCGCACCGTGTCCTTCCTGCGGGAGGTGCCCAACCTGAAGATTTCCAAGCCGCTGGACCTCACGCAGCTTCGGGAGCTGGTGGGACGCTCGGCCGAGGCCGGGCGATGA
- a CDS encoding serine/threonine-protein kinase gives MAADSESTFRIQARAELHGAERGRGEAGRGERGPGTLAGEYVLKALLASGGHGSVYEAEHRILGRRAAVKVLHPHLADQGEMLKRFVREARVVNQIRHPNIVDVYDFGLMPDGSPYYVMELLTGRTLGQVVQERGRLSASRARAYLEPVCGALEAAHRAGVVHRDLKASNILVVEEGEKPRVKLLDFGIAKLLHAEASQEGLTMAGQRLGTAHAMAPEQFRGGAIGAHTDIYALGVLLHQLLTGRYPFLCEDRMELERLHLEAPAPRPSAIAPVSPAVDAVVLRCLEKDASRRYSGVSAFLAALADAAEEPVQPTHRSRLALGVHAEVVLPTAAQDDDALYAVLADVLDSLEQGLRAGGFLLALQSGTTLLAVRPLENGAPTPERTAYLREAERALRLLQQTAQKLAEPAQARVHLCLHLGQAETRGDSTESEVVGGPVTDVGAWRLRGPDGFALTPAAAIAMEFPEPIHTSRG, from the coding sequence ATGGCGGCTGACTCCGAGAGCACCTTCCGCATCCAGGCACGCGCAGAGCTGCATGGCGCCGAGCGAGGACGGGGGGAGGCGGGCCGGGGAGAACGCGGACCCGGCACGCTCGCGGGTGAATACGTCCTCAAGGCCCTGCTGGCCTCCGGTGGCCACGGCAGCGTCTACGAAGCCGAGCACAGGATTCTAGGCCGCCGGGCCGCGGTGAAGGTGCTGCACCCCCACCTGGCGGATCAGGGCGAGATGCTCAAGCGCTTCGTGCGCGAGGCCCGCGTGGTGAACCAGATTCGCCACCCCAACATCGTGGACGTCTATGACTTCGGGCTGATGCCGGACGGCAGCCCCTACTACGTCATGGAGCTGCTCACCGGGCGCACGTTGGGCCAGGTGGTGCAGGAGCGCGGCAGGCTGTCCGCGTCGCGCGCCCGCGCCTACCTGGAGCCCGTGTGCGGCGCGCTGGAGGCCGCCCACCGCGCGGGCGTGGTCCACCGGGACTTGAAGGCCAGCAACATCCTCGTCGTGGAGGAGGGCGAGAAGCCCCGGGTGAAGCTGCTCGACTTCGGCATCGCCAAGCTGCTGCACGCGGAGGCCTCGCAAGAAGGGCTCACCATGGCCGGCCAGCGGCTGGGCACCGCCCACGCCATGGCCCCCGAGCAGTTCCGCGGCGGCGCCATCGGCGCCCACACGGACATCTACGCCCTGGGCGTGCTCCTGCATCAGCTGCTCACCGGCCGCTATCCCTTCCTCTGCGAGGACCGGATGGAACTGGAGCGGCTGCACCTGGAGGCCCCCGCGCCCCGCCCCAGCGCCATCGCCCCCGTCTCCCCGGCCGTGGACGCGGTGGTGCTGCGCTGTCTGGAAAAGGACGCCAGCCGCCGCTACAGCGGGGTGAGCGCCTTCCTCGCCGCGCTCGCGGACGCGGCCGAGGAGCCCGTGCAGCCCACCCACCGCTCCCGGCTGGCGCTGGGGGTCCACGCGGAGGTGGTGCTGCCCACCGCCGCCCAGGATGACGACGCCCTGTACGCGGTGCTCGCCGACGTGCTGGACAGCCTGGAGCAGGGCCTGCGCGCCGGCGGCTTCCTGCTCGCGCTCCAGTCCGGCACCACGCTGCTGGCCGTGCGTCCGCTGGAGAACGGTGCCCCCACCCCGGAGCGCACCGCCTACCTGCGCGAGGCCGAGCGCGCCCTGCGCCTGCTTCAACAGACCGCGCAGAAGCTGGCCGAACCCGCGCAGGCCCGCGTCCACCTCTGCCTGCACCTGGGTCAGGCCGAGACACGCGGCGACTCCACCGAGTCCGAGGTCGTCGGAGGCCCCGTCACCGACGTGGGCGCCTGGCGCCTGCGCGGACCGGACGGGTTCGCCCTCACCCCCGCGGCCGCCATCGCCATGGAGTTCCCCGAACCCATCCACACCTCCCGGGGATGA
- a CDS encoding FAD/NAD(P)-binding protein, with amino-acid sequence MAIVGGGASGTLLAIHLLRQARAPLRLLLLERDGKVGQGLAYSTHEPRHLLNVPAGRMGAFPEDPEHFLRWLRRSAPGTAAGDFVPRRHYGQYLEEVLKEAIGRSTPGVQFNVMTLEVNSLQERGGRVTLSLRGGSSVVARTVVLALGNAPPANLRVADGGLYANGRYHRSPWAAGALRGVGPNDTVLMVGTGLTMVDAVLSLESQGHRGPLHALSRHGLLPHRHERAGSGAYVSPPIRDVLRALRREGLRPREPSHPIPIRVRALLRVLREEADRAERAGTSWRAVVDALRPVTVPLWQRLPLEERRRFLRHLRAYWDVHRHRMAPDVGDQVERLMDSGRLRLHAARVRGFHLEDSGQVSVRVAPRGQRREERLQVHHVVNCTGPEGLGVRHGHPLLHDLTEAGMVRPDALGLGLAADGHGALLDTRGDVAGRLFTLGPLRRGELWETTAVPEIRVQARALAEHLLLHLGRSRPAPRPGTSGLHRGGPLPDQDYQ; translated from the coding sequence GTGGCCATCGTGGGAGGTGGCGCCAGCGGCACGCTCCTGGCCATCCACCTCTTGAGACAGGCGCGCGCGCCGCTGCGGCTTCTCCTCCTGGAGCGCGACGGGAAGGTGGGCCAGGGGCTCGCCTACTCAACCCACGAGCCACGTCATCTACTGAACGTTCCCGCCGGGAGGATGGGGGCCTTCCCCGAAGACCCCGAGCACTTCCTGCGCTGGCTGCGGCGCAGCGCCCCCGGCACGGCGGCCGGAGACTTCGTCCCCCGGCGGCACTACGGGCAGTACCTGGAGGAGGTGCTGAAGGAGGCCATCGGCCGGTCGACCCCTGGGGTCCAATTCAATGTCATGACCCTGGAGGTCAACTCCCTCCAGGAGCGCGGCGGACGGGTGACGCTGTCGCTTCGCGGGGGAAGCTCCGTGGTGGCGCGCACGGTGGTGCTGGCGCTGGGCAACGCGCCCCCCGCGAACCTGCGCGTCGCGGATGGGGGGTTGTACGCGAACGGGCGCTACCACCGCTCCCCCTGGGCCGCGGGGGCCCTGCGCGGTGTGGGCCCGAACGACACCGTGCTGATGGTGGGCACCGGCCTCACCATGGTGGACGCCGTGCTGTCGCTGGAGTCCCAGGGCCACCGGGGGCCCTTGCACGCGTTGTCGCGGCACGGGCTGTTGCCGCACCGGCATGAGCGCGCGGGCTCCGGGGCCTATGTGTCACCGCCCATTCGCGACGTGCTGCGCGCGCTGCGCCGGGAAGGCCTGCGCCCCCGCGAGCCCTCGCACCCCATCCCCATCCGGGTGCGGGCCCTCTTGCGAGTCCTCCGCGAGGAAGCGGACCGGGCGGAGCGGGCTGGCACGAGCTGGCGGGCGGTGGTGGACGCGCTGCGACCGGTGACGGTGCCCTTGTGGCAGCGGCTCCCCCTGGAGGAGCGGCGGCGCTTCCTGCGCCACCTCCGCGCCTACTGGGACGTGCACCGCCACCGCATGGCCCCCGACGTGGGCGACCAGGTGGAGCGGCTGATGGACAGCGGCCGGCTGCGCCTGCACGCGGCCCGCGTCCGGGGCTTCCACCTGGAGGACTCGGGCCAGGTGAGCGTGCGCGTGGCCCCTCGGGGGCAGCGCCGCGAGGAGCGGCTCCAGGTCCACCACGTGGTGAACTGCACTGGCCCGGAGGGGCTCGGCGTGCGGCACGGCCACCCGCTGCTGCATGACCTGACCGAGGCGGGGATGGTGCGCCCGGACGCGCTGGGCCTGGGCCTGGCGGCCGATGGCCACGGCGCCCTGCTGGACACGCGCGGCGACGTGGCGGGCCGCCTCTTCACCCTGGGGCCCCTGCGCCGAGGAGAGCTGTGGGAGACCACCGCCGTGCCGGAGATTCGCGTCCAGGCCCGCGCCCTGGCCGAGCACCTCCTCCTCCACCTGGGACGCAGCCGCCCCGCCCCTCGCCCGGGCACCAGCGGACTCCACCGCGGAGGGCCCCTTCCGGACCAGGACTATCAGTGA
- a CDS encoding sensor histidine kinase yields the protein MTLRARVLLMSAVAQRRGTLRRAFHARRVLPHGASGSTLDLPRETTEAGRRLEETVRERTAELEAANAKLSRSLEQLHATQAQLLFADRLIALGRIAAGVGHEINNPLAFILSNLEYIHQELQQKEELSEQERQEVLEALAETRDGAERIRLIVRDLQTLSRSEDVGSGPSDVGAVVRTAAKMAMHELRHRARLVVECDGVPPVQGNGARLGQVFLNLLLNAAQAIVPGQVEVNEVRVVASEAMPGRVVAVEVRDTGCGISPEHRERIFDPFFTTKPLGVGTGLGLAVCHGIVTSLGGTLTVESAPGQGSTFRVTLPVAGAFALPPRQLDAVV from the coding sequence ATGACGCTACGAGCCAGGGTGCTGTTGATGTCGGCGGTGGCCCAACGGCGAGGCACGCTGCGGCGCGCGTTCCACGCCCGCCGGGTCCTCCCGCATGGCGCCTCCGGCTCCACCCTGGACCTGCCTCGCGAGACGACCGAGGCCGGCCGGCGCCTGGAGGAGACGGTCCGCGAGCGCACCGCCGAGCTCGAGGCCGCCAACGCGAAGCTGTCGCGCAGCCTGGAGCAGCTCCACGCCACCCAGGCGCAGCTGCTCTTCGCCGACCGGCTCATCGCCCTGGGCCGCATCGCCGCGGGCGTGGGGCACGAAATCAACAACCCCCTGGCCTTCATCCTCAGCAACCTGGAGTACATCCACCAGGAGCTCCAGCAGAAGGAGGAGCTGTCCGAGCAGGAGCGCCAGGAGGTGCTCGAGGCGCTCGCGGAGACACGCGACGGCGCCGAGCGCATCCGCCTCATCGTCCGGGACTTGCAGACGCTGTCGCGCTCGGAGGACGTGGGCAGCGGACCGTCGGACGTGGGCGCGGTGGTGCGCACCGCGGCGAAGATGGCCATGCACGAGCTGCGGCACCGCGCGCGCCTGGTCGTCGAGTGCGACGGCGTGCCCCCCGTGCAAGGCAACGGCGCCCGGCTGGGCCAGGTGTTCCTCAACCTGCTGCTCAACGCGGCGCAGGCCATCGTCCCGGGCCAGGTGGAGGTCAACGAGGTGCGCGTCGTCGCGAGCGAGGCCATGCCCGGCCGCGTCGTCGCGGTGGAGGTGCGCGACACCGGCTGCGGCATCTCCCCCGAGCACCGCGAGCGCATCTTCGACCCCTTCTTCACCACCAAGCCCCTGGGCGTGGGCACCGGCCTGGGCCTCGCCGTGTGCCATGGCATCGTCACGTCCCTGGGCGGCACGCTGACGGTGGAGAGCGCCCCCGGCCAGGGCAGCACCTTCCGCGTCACCCTGCCCGTGGCCGGCGCCTTCGCCCTGCCCCCGCGCCAGTTGGACGCCGTCGTCTGA
- a CDS encoding serine/threonine-protein kinase yields the protein MNGLLVLDAPAGTDIAGYTVEGLLGAGGCGVVYRASRDGQSVALKLQSLEHLGDKAVREVDTLTRLAHHNVVGFRDGGLFPPEAPEWLYLAMEYVRGRPLAQWVQEENPGARRVAELALGMARGLEAAHASDVLHRDIKEANVLVREDDGTPVLMDFGVGECTRAPRPPRGILPPGTPRYRSPEALSFRLEGREGVYLPTATDDLYALGVVLYWMLTARHPFEDVETPSGELAVILHPPVTPGALNRRVPWVLSELCVRLLSKQPWRRGTASTCREALEQALASADAAWDVPLFPDASELPTDLEGRDTPSRGRRTTQTGGLPAYPGSTEPAEAPRLVVHARPVSRYPRRRELRLALLALGVGACVMGSAWWARRWHPPVLASSLGSRARVAEPGSRPGTGPTGRRATEPFPSRRPGAVPPER from the coding sequence ATGAACGGTCTTCTCGTCCTGGATGCCCCCGCGGGCACGGACATCGCCGGCTACACGGTGGAGGGGTTGTTGGGCGCCGGAGGCTGCGGCGTGGTGTATCGGGCCTCGCGTGACGGACAATCCGTGGCGCTCAAGCTCCAGTCCCTGGAGCACCTGGGCGACAAGGCCGTGCGCGAGGTCGACACGCTCACGCGGCTGGCGCACCACAACGTGGTGGGCTTCCGGGACGGAGGCCTGTTTCCTCCCGAAGCGCCCGAGTGGCTCTACCTGGCCATGGAATACGTCCGCGGGCGCCCTCTGGCGCAGTGGGTGCAGGAGGAGAACCCCGGCGCGCGCCGCGTGGCGGAGCTGGCGCTGGGGATGGCGCGAGGGCTGGAGGCCGCGCACGCATCGGACGTGCTCCACCGCGACATCAAGGAAGCCAACGTGTTGGTGCGCGAGGACGACGGCACGCCGGTGTTGATGGACTTCGGCGTGGGCGAGTGCACGCGGGCACCCCGGCCGCCGCGCGGCATCCTTCCTCCAGGCACGCCGCGCTACCGCAGTCCGGAGGCGCTGTCGTTCCGGCTCGAGGGACGCGAGGGCGTCTATCTCCCCACCGCCACCGATGACCTGTATGCGCTGGGGGTCGTCCTCTACTGGATGCTGACCGCGCGCCACCCTTTCGAGGACGTGGAGACACCTTCGGGAGAGCTGGCCGTCATCCTCCACCCACCGGTGACGCCCGGGGCCCTCAACCGGCGCGTGCCCTGGGTGCTCAGCGAGCTGTGCGTGCGGCTGCTGTCGAAGCAGCCCTGGCGGCGAGGCACCGCGAGCACCTGCCGCGAGGCGCTCGAGCAGGCGCTGGCGAGCGCGGACGCGGCCTGGGACGTGCCGCTGTTTCCAGACGCCTCCGAACTGCCCACGGACCTCGAAGGCCGGGACACACCGTCGCGAGGCCGCCGCACGACGCAGACCGGCGGACTGCCCGCGTACCCGGGCTCGACGGAGCCGGCCGAGGCCCCTCGGCTCGTGGTGCACGCGCGTCCGGTGTCCCGGTACCCGCGCCGCCGCGAGCTGCGGCTCGCCCTGCTGGCGCTGGGCGTGGGGGCCTGCGTGATGGGCAGTGCCTGGTGGGCGCGGCGCTGGCATCCCCCCGTCCTCGCGAGCTCGCTGGGCAGCCGCGCGCGGGTGGCGGAGCCCGGCTCACGACCGGGGACGGGCCCCACCGGGCGGCGCGCGACGGAGCCGTTCCCCTCCCGGCGGCCCGGAGCCGTCCCCCCCGAGCGCTGA
- a CDS encoding OPT family oligopeptide transporter, with product MSEPAPSPAMESVQAARLGGVSEAAREPLELTARALGMGAVIGALLAVTNVSMGLKLGWWESGSIMAAVLGFGGMAAVSRARGSPYTPLENNLTQVTAVSVGAMPAAAGLLGPLPALMLLGMKMPGVAVAAWSVALGVLGVLAAHLLRRRLMEEEALPFPTGIATAELISAMHASAPQENRGRGVWLAGAGAVSAAITVLRDILQRLPGMVAMPGSVGGVPAASLVWGVAWSPMLMAVGMMAGPHLGLSMLLGAGAAWGGLSPWLVSAGVVKEASYDGLLPWLTWPGVGLLVGSAVVSLLAQARDFRSAAKDLRSLGRGALLPRWAWGWGVGAGALVLVLGVGVFGLSAPQVLLALVLLLPLCAVCARGAGQVDVSPVTQVGQLSQVAVGAAVPGSVASNVSVGGLVSGAAAQTGVSLWALKAGHLLGASSGRMLGAQLLGVLVGSLVSVPAFLLLTRAYGLGSEALPAPFSHQFRAVAELAARGLEGMPPHAAFAGGVAAGVGALLTLLARGRAARWVPSPVAMGIGFILPAYFAVTLCLGGVVAAVARWRWPQVTGRNVPALAAGAVVAESLVGVLVGALKLLGFMA from the coding sequence ATGAGCGAGCCCGCGCCTTCGCCCGCGATGGAGAGTGTCCAGGCCGCGCGTCTGGGAGGGGTGTCGGAGGCGGCGCGCGAGCCGCTGGAGTTGACGGCGCGAGCCCTGGGCATGGGCGCCGTGATTGGCGCGCTCCTGGCCGTCACCAACGTGTCCATGGGGTTGAAGCTGGGCTGGTGGGAGAGCGGCTCCATCATGGCGGCGGTGCTGGGCTTTGGAGGAATGGCGGCGGTGTCTCGCGCGAGGGGCTCGCCGTACACGCCGCTGGAGAACAACCTCACGCAGGTGACGGCGGTGAGCGTGGGGGCGATGCCCGCGGCCGCGGGGCTCCTGGGGCCGCTGCCCGCGCTGATGTTGCTGGGGATGAAGATGCCCGGCGTGGCCGTGGCGGCGTGGAGCGTGGCGCTCGGCGTGCTGGGCGTGCTGGCCGCGCACCTGTTGCGGCGCCGGTTGATGGAGGAGGAGGCGCTGCCGTTCCCCACGGGCATCGCCACCGCGGAGCTCATCTCCGCGATGCATGCCTCGGCGCCCCAGGAGAATCGAGGGCGCGGCGTGTGGCTCGCGGGGGCGGGGGCGGTGTCCGCGGCCATCACGGTGCTGCGGGATATCCTCCAGCGGCTGCCGGGGATGGTGGCGATGCCGGGCTCGGTGGGCGGTGTCCCCGCGGCGTCGCTGGTGTGGGGCGTGGCGTGGAGCCCCATGCTCATGGCGGTGGGGATGATGGCGGGGCCGCACCTGGGGCTGAGCATGCTCCTGGGCGCGGGGGCGGCGTGGGGTGGGCTCTCGCCGTGGCTCGTGAGCGCGGGGGTGGTGAAGGAGGCGAGCTACGACGGATTGTTGCCCTGGCTCACCTGGCCCGGGGTGGGGCTGCTGGTGGGCTCGGCGGTGGTGTCGCTCCTGGCTCAGGCGCGTGACTTCCGGAGCGCGGCGAAGGACCTGCGCTCGCTGGGTCGCGGTGCGCTGCTGCCTCGCTGGGCGTGGGGGTGGGGCGTGGGGGCCGGGGCGCTGGTGTTGGTGCTGGGCGTGGGGGTGTTTGGCTTGAGCGCGCCGCAGGTGTTGCTGGCGTTGGTGCTGCTGTTGCCGCTGTGCGCGGTGTGTGCTCGCGGCGCGGGTCAGGTGGACGTGTCGCCCGTGACACAGGTGGGGCAGTTGTCGCAGGTGGCGGTGGGCGCGGCGGTGCCAGGGAGCGTGGCCTCCAATGTGTCGGTGGGCGGGCTGGTGTCCGGCGCGGCGGCGCAGACGGGCGTGAGCCTGTGGGCGCTCAAGGCGGGACATCTGTTGGGGGCCTCCTCGGGGCGGATGCTGGGGGCGCAGCTGTTGGGGGTGCTGGTGGGCTCTTTGGTGAGCGTGCCGGCGTTCCTGCTGCTGACGCGGGCGTATGGCCTGGGCTCGGAGGCGTTGCCGGCGCCCTTCTCACATCAGTTCCGCGCGGTGGCGGAGCTGGCGGCGCGGGGGCTCGAGGGGATGCCGCCGCACGCGGCGTTCGCGGGAGGCGTGGCCGCGGGGGTGGGGGCGCTCCTGACGCTGCTGGCGCGAGGGCGCGCGGCGCGGTGGGTGCCTTCTCCCGTGGCCATGGGCATCGGCTTCATCCTCCCCGCCTACTTCGCGGTGACGCTGTGCCTGGGAGGCGTGGTGGCCGCCGTCGCCCGGTGGCGCTGGCCCCAGGTGACGGGCCGCAACGTGCCCGCGCTGGCGGCGGGCGCCGTCGTCGCGGAGTCGCTGGTGGGTGTGCTCGTCGGCGCGCTCAAGCTGCTGGGCTTCATGGCCTAG
- a CDS encoding cysteine dioxygenase family protein produces MRAHSTETRDDIEVPDTRSLLGWALPEDGAAAPSLAWLVARLRDSQPDWGLLAPLTCFDDARYARRTLARTAACELLLVCWLPGQGSPIHDHGGSWGASLLIQGELRETRFAWAGDRLRVEAKRRAGEGDLMREESHTIHRVLNDSRHGAVSLHVYAPPMEGMTTYDEAWREAVPLRRRRPTGAGAGRRRRPRAG; encoded by the coding sequence ATGCGCGCGCACTCCACGGAAACAAGGGATGATATCGAGGTCCCGGACACACGAAGTCTGCTCGGCTGGGCGCTCCCCGAGGATGGGGCGGCGGCGCCTTCCCTGGCCTGGCTGGTGGCCCGGCTTCGCGACAGCCAGCCCGACTGGGGGCTGCTGGCGCCGCTGACGTGCTTCGACGACGCGCGGTATGCCCGGAGGACGCTGGCGAGGACCGCCGCCTGTGAGTTGCTGCTGGTGTGCTGGTTGCCGGGGCAGGGCTCGCCGATCCATGACCATGGAGGCTCGTGGGGCGCGTCGCTGCTCATCCAGGGCGAGCTGCGCGAGACGCGCTTCGCCTGGGCGGGAGACCGGCTGCGGGTGGAGGCGAAGCGGCGCGCGGGCGAGGGCGACTTGATGCGCGAGGAGTCACACACCATCCATCGCGTGCTCAATGACTCGCGGCACGGCGCGGTGTCGCTGCACGTCTACGCGCCGCCGATGGAGGGCATGACGACCTACGACGAGGCGTGGCGCGAGGCCGTCCCCCTCAGACGACGGCGTCCAACTGGCGCGGGGGCAGGGCGAAGGCGCCGGCCACGGGCAGGGTGA